GGAGGAAACTTTGGGTCTACATTACGTCAATTAGGTACCATGGCTACTATTACAACAGGTGCAGGGATTGGTATAGGTGTTGCTCATAAATTCAAAGCACCACCATTATTATTGTATTCATCTGCAGTAACTGGTTTAATTGGTGCTTATGCAGGTAGAATTAACAGTGGGGCAATGTTTGATGGGTCTTTAATCGTAATAGCTGGACCTGGAGATCCTCTTGGTGCTTTTATAGCAGCTATGGTGGGATATGAAATAGGAAAATTAATAGCAGGAAAAACCAAACTAGATATTATTCTTACACCAATAGTAACAATTGTTTCAGGCGGGTTAATTGGATTACTTGTTGGACCGCCAATATCCTCTTTTATGCTCAGAGTTGGTGAGGTCATTAATTGGAGTATGGGGCAGATACCTTTTATTATGGGAATAGTAGTAGCAGTCGTTATGGGGATGATTCTTACACTGCCAATTAGTTCTGCGGCATTAGCAATAATCCTTTCACTAGATGGCTTGGTTGCAGGTGCTGCTACAGTCGGTTGTGCAGCTCAAATGGTTGGATTTGCCGTTTCCAGTTACAGAGAAAATAAAGTAGGTGGTCTATTAGCACAAGGCTTAGGGACTTCAATGCTTCAAGTGCCTAATATAATGAGAAAACCA
This genomic stretch from Natranaerovirga pectinivora harbors:
- a CDS encoding PTS transporter subunit IIC, with translation MKEKIKQIFKHIFIDGFSGMALGLFCTLIVGLIIQQLGDVIGGNFGSTLRQLGTMATITTGAGIGIGVAHKFKAPPLLLYSSAVTGLIGAYAGRINSGAMFDGSLIVIAGPGDPLGAFIAAMVGYEIGKLIAGKTKLDIILTPIVTIVSGGLIGLLVGPPISSFMLRVGEVINWSMGQIPFIMGIVVAVVMGMILTLPISSAALAIILSLDGLVAGAATVGCAAQMVGFAVSSYRENKVGGLLAQGLGTSMLQVPNIMRKPVIWLPPIITSAILGPLATTVFFMENNAAGAGMGTSGLVGQLMTWRTMIGNETPGMLLFKILLLHFILPALLTLGISEWMRKKQIIKFGDLQLDT